The following proteins are encoded in a genomic region of Desulfosoma sp.:
- a CDS encoding TonB-dependent receptor: MKHKYRWFLFLCWLWQAAFGVTSAYGAETLSAPWDDGTSLLFLGEDTDVLTLATRREESAAKAPAVAQVLTRNDFWDRGDTTLSRVLAYQPGFFMASKEYGTRPYLRGIPESTLFLENAVPLRSEASKNFHQLDQDLSLAGVKRIEIIRGAASVLWGLDAFSGVVNLVPLTGKDFQGVETGLLFSAGEESRQAYVNLGECGANWSGFGSLTVGESDVQKGRASVVRFWDGPKDTPVAPFERYGTETSDSLKNFDFSGNMTLGNALTLSGRLAQSRTPYLLSSSDRGLSWLEERHTDIGRIQADYQKPLNLETSVKASAYYLNLAPETRIIDRRFSQREDTFYTEALLERSLWTGRGLMTTGVSFKNTRVEDALIWKNYFPDFLKPENTAFLPDYAFKDFEHSMGSAFVQYLHKTRSWDAVAGLRFDLHNEYEDSLNTSFGLVWHPSNVFTMKFLYGTAFRAPYGRQYAQEPSREKLEKARHFSVNAAWRPHDRFSAELTGFYTKISDHVMEDPFAGVSLPNEQEFWGLEASARWDLTRTLAVFGHLTALTHHGPDETYRYTEFTILGPGGEQEETVVDLTYPFDAGPKTFGNIGLSWTPTKRLFGRIRLRYFSETSLSYPRGLVKETAPEVWLLDLDTVYKDCLFPKLDLTAAVTNALDRDYEIPGTYSMIDGSPFTFHLQLRYRW, translated from the coding sequence ATGAAACATAAATACCGATGGTTCCTCTTCCTCTGCTGGCTATGGCAGGCCGCCTTTGGAGTGACTTCGGCTTATGGTGCCGAAACGCTTTCGGCTCCATGGGACGACGGCACAAGCCTTTTGTTCCTGGGTGAAGACACAGACGTGCTCACGCTGGCTACGCGTCGAGAAGAAAGCGCCGCCAAGGCTCCCGCCGTCGCTCAGGTTTTGACCCGAAACGATTTCTGGGACCGCGGAGACACCACACTTAGCCGTGTTCTGGCTTACCAGCCTGGATTTTTCATGGCTTCCAAGGAATACGGAACCCGGCCGTATCTTCGAGGCATTCCCGAAAGCACGCTCTTTCTTGAAAATGCCGTCCCTTTGCGTTCGGAAGCTTCCAAAAATTTTCATCAGCTGGACCAGGACCTTTCCCTGGCGGGCGTCAAAAGAATCGAAATTATAAGGGGAGCCGCCTCGGTTTTGTGGGGACTTGATGCTTTTTCCGGTGTCGTCAACCTGGTGCCCCTTACGGGCAAAGACTTTCAAGGCGTGGAAACGGGCCTTCTCTTCAGTGCCGGAGAAGAAAGCCGACAGGCTTACGTGAATCTGGGAGAATGCGGTGCCAACTGGTCGGGTTTCGGGTCTTTGACCGTGGGTGAAAGCGATGTTCAAAAGGGTCGAGCGTCCGTGGTGCGGTTTTGGGACGGCCCAAAAGACACCCCTGTAGCCCCTTTCGAACGTTACGGGACCGAAACTTCGGATTCCCTGAAAAACTTTGATTTTTCCGGGAACATGACCCTGGGAAACGCCCTGACCCTTTCGGGAAGGTTGGCTCAAAGCCGCACCCCGTACCTTCTGTCCAGCTCCGATCGCGGCCTTTCCTGGCTGGAAGAAAGGCATACCGACATCGGCCGCATCCAAGCGGACTATCAAAAACCGTTGAATTTGGAAACTTCCGTAAAGGCTTCCGCCTACTACCTGAACCTGGCTCCCGAAACACGGATCATCGATCGGCGTTTTTCTCAGCGTGAAGACACCTTTTACACGGAAGCCCTGCTGGAACGGTCCCTATGGACCGGCCGAGGGCTCATGACAACGGGCGTTTCTTTCAAGAACACGCGAGTGGAAGACGCGCTTATCTGGAAAAATTACTTTCCGGATTTTCTCAAGCCGGAAAATACGGCCTTTCTTCCCGATTACGCCTTCAAGGACTTTGAACATTCCATGGGCTCGGCCTTTGTACAATACCTGCACAAAACCCGCTCGTGGGATGCCGTGGCGGGACTGCGGTTCGACCTTCATAACGAATACGAAGACAGTCTGAACACGAGCTTCGGCCTGGTGTGGCATCCTTCGAATGTTTTCACCATGAAATTCCTTTACGGAACGGCGTTTCGAGCCCCTTACGGTCGCCAATACGCCCAAGAACCTTCAAGGGAAAAGTTGGAAAAAGCACGTCATTTTTCCGTGAACGCAGCCTGGCGTCCTCACGATCGATTCAGCGCGGAACTGACCGGATTTTATACCAAAATTTCCGATCACGTTATGGAAGATCCCTTCGCGGGGGTTTCACTGCCCAATGAACAAGAATTTTGGGGGCTGGAAGCTTCCGCTCGTTGGGACCTGACCAGGACACTCGCCGTCTTCGGCCATCTGACGGCTCTCACCCATCACGGACCGGATGAAACCTACCGATACACGGAATTCACGATTCTCGGCCCCGGCGGTGAACAGGAAGAAACGGTTGTGGACCTTACTTATCCTTTTGATGCAGGCCCTAAGACGTTTGGAAACATAGGACTTTCATGGACCCCTACCAAAAGGCTCTTCGGGCGGATTCGGCTCAGGTATTTTTCGGAAACCTCCCTGAGTTACCCCAGAGGTCTCGTCAAGGAGACGGCCCCTGAAGTCTGGCTTCTGGATCTGGACACCGTCTACAAAGACTGCCTTTTCCCCAAGCTGGATTTGACAGCCGCGGTCACCAACGCTTTGGACCGAGACTACGAAATTCCAGGCACTTACAGCATGATCGATGGTTCTCCCTTTACCTTTCACCTTCAACTTCGTTATCGGTGGTAG
- a CDS encoding sigma-54 dependent transcriptional regulator has protein sequence MARILVVDDEKKMRHLLSMMLENRGHTADQAADGREALDLLARKPYDLVITDLRMPHVDGRELFRLMKSQGLDIPVIFITAFATVESAVESLQEGVVDYISKPFEEERILATVERTLRLSSILEENRDLRDELRRMSGSDEIIYRSEAMKRVVNLVKAVAEEDTTVLIRGESGTGKELLARFIHHLSPRHKKRFVPLNCAAIPQGLIESELFGHEKGAFTSADRRSIGKFETASQGTLFLDEIGDMPLEAQAKLLRVLQEKKIQRIGGQVEIPVDVRIVCATNQDLEALVQEGRFRSDLFYRINVFPIELPPLRNRQEDVPLLAQYFAQRFFESDDVEISPGAMDLLLNYPWPGNVRELANVLERACILAKKTRRITAEHVMFLKPGGDGETAAGTSFKLPAQGINLELLEMELVEQALALANNNQSAAARLLGLTRAKFRVLYRQYIDYLRNNRRLVS, from the coding sequence ATGGCACGGATTCTTGTGGTCGATGATGAAAAGAAAATGCGGCATCTGCTGAGCATGATGCTGGAAAACCGCGGCCATACGGCGGACCAGGCGGCGGACGGCCGCGAAGCCCTGGATCTTTTGGCTCGAAAGCCATACGATCTGGTCATTACGGACCTTCGTATGCCCCATGTGGACGGCCGGGAACTGTTTCGGCTCATGAAAAGCCAAGGGTTGGATATTCCCGTCATTTTCATCACGGCCTTTGCCACGGTGGAATCCGCCGTGGAATCCCTGCAGGAAGGCGTGGTGGATTACATCTCCAAGCCTTTTGAAGAAGAGCGCATTCTGGCCACGGTGGAACGCACTCTGAGGCTTTCGAGCATTCTGGAAGAAAACCGGGATCTTCGGGACGAACTGCGCCGCATGAGCGGTTCCGACGAGATCATCTATCGTTCGGAAGCCATGAAACGCGTGGTGAATCTCGTCAAAGCCGTGGCCGAAGAAGACACCACGGTGCTTATTCGTGGAGAATCGGGAACAGGTAAGGAACTTTTAGCCCGTTTCATTCATCATCTGAGTCCTCGGCACAAGAAACGGTTCGTGCCTTTGAACTGCGCCGCCATTCCTCAGGGGCTCATTGAATCGGAACTTTTCGGTCATGAAAAAGGTGCTTTTACCAGCGCGGATCGGCGCAGTATCGGCAAGTTTGAAACGGCTTCTCAGGGCACTCTGTTTCTCGATGAAATCGGTGACATGCCCCTGGAGGCTCAGGCGAAACTTTTAAGAGTCCTACAGGAAAAAAAGATACAGCGCATCGGAGGCCAGGTCGAAATTCCGGTGGATGTGCGAATCGTGTGCGCCACCAACCAGGATCTGGAAGCCCTGGTGCAGGAAGGTCGGTTCCGGTCGGATCTTTTTTACCGCATCAATGTGTTTCCTATTGAACTGCCGCCTCTGAGGAACCGTCAAGAGGATGTGCCGCTCTTGGCGCAGTATTTCGCTCAGCGCTTTTTCGAATCCGATGACGTGGAAATCAGCCCCGGAGCTATGGATCTTCTCCTGAACTACCCCTGGCCGGGCAATGTGCGGGAACTGGCCAACGTCCTGGAAAGGGCCTGTATTCTAGCCAAGAAAACCCGGCGCATCACGGCGGAACATGTCATGTTTCTCAAACCGGGTGGGGATGGGGAAACGGCGGCGGGTACTTCTTTCAAACTGCCCGCTCAAGGCATCAACCTGGAATTGCTGGAAATGGAACTGGTGGAACAGGCTCTGGCCCTGGCCAACAACAACCAGAGTGCCGCCGCTCGGCTTTTGGGGCTCACTCGGGCCAAGTTTCGCGTCCTGTACCGTCAATACATCGATTATCTTCGAAACAACAGGCGCCTGGTCTCATGA
- a CDS encoding HAMP domain-containing sensor histidine kinase, whose product MTRRLGFLARLLLVGFFLIGGAVSALGYMGLKMIRDFTEARFRERNQFIADNLARNCELGLIIEDRRMLQRLADNLLTEESLVLVEIRNAQGEIVARAEKPNKGPTTASAASVRLRKIGEMGVSSGSTLAEFETAVLGSVHLAFSLAHIQALSRDLALTFVFISLVIVAFALSCFFLFTRSLLTPIHHLADTARDVASGNFSVRAPLSNVPEARTLAYAVNAMLDALEENRRALEEAYLEMIRQKSFAEMGRVAMVVAHEVKNPLGIIKSSLDLMKRQRGLSDDDLLVQYMEDEIQRLNRLIEDFLLFSKPAKPHFSLLDLNRVVEDVVDRYRLQVESPELAIETAISENTARARIDRDLVMRAVANLIQNALDANDGAGIVTVVTEVSGPFWTVHVMDQGPGIPEELGARIFDPFFTTRAKGTGLGLAFVAQVARSHGGSVTFVNLEGKGARFSLSLPLQEAASASTV is encoded by the coding sequence ATGACACGCCGCTTGGGATTTCTTGCGAGGCTTCTTTTGGTCGGGTTTTTCCTGATCGGTGGGGCCGTTTCCGCTCTGGGCTACATGGGCTTGAAAATGATCCGGGATTTTACGGAAGCCCGCTTTCGAGAACGGAATCAGTTCATAGCCGACAACTTGGCCCGTAACTGTGAACTCGGGCTGATCATAGAGGATCGACGGATGCTGCAACGTCTTGCGGACAACCTTTTGACCGAAGAGAGCCTTGTGCTGGTGGAAATTCGGAATGCTCAAGGTGAAATCGTCGCCCGAGCCGAAAAGCCGAACAAAGGCCCGACAACGGCCAGCGCTGCTTCCGTACGTCTTCGAAAAATCGGGGAAATGGGTGTTTCCTCGGGATCCACACTCGCCGAATTCGAAACCGCCGTTTTGGGATCCGTGCATCTCGCCTTTAGCCTGGCACACATTCAGGCTCTGTCACGGGACCTTGCCCTTACCTTTGTTTTTATTTCCCTCGTCATCGTCGCCTTCGCCCTTTCGTGCTTTTTCCTTTTTACGAGGTCGCTCCTTACCCCAATTCATCATTTGGCGGATACAGCCCGAGACGTCGCTTCAGGAAACTTTTCCGTTCGAGCCCCTTTAAGCAACGTTCCGGAAGCACGGACTTTGGCTTACGCCGTCAACGCCATGCTGGACGCTTTGGAAGAAAACCGTCGGGCCTTGGAAGAAGCCTATCTGGAAATGATCCGGCAAAAATCCTTTGCGGAAATGGGACGCGTGGCCATGGTGGTCGCTCACGAAGTGAAAAACCCTCTGGGCATCATCAAGAGTTCTCTTGACCTCATGAAACGGCAACGCGGTCTTTCCGACGACGACCTGCTTGTCCAGTACATGGAAGACGAAATCCAACGGCTCAACCGACTCATTGAAGATTTCCTTCTCTTTTCCAAACCGGCCAAGCCCCACTTCAGCCTTCTGGATTTGAACCGTGTGGTTGAGGATGTCGTGGATCGGTATCGGCTTCAAGTGGAAAGCCCCGAGCTTGCAATTGAGACGGCGATCTCCGAAAATACGGCCCGAGCCCGCATTGACCGGGATTTGGTCATGCGTGCCGTGGCCAATCTTATTCAGAACGCCTTAGACGCCAACGACGGCGCAGGGATCGTCACCGTGGTCACTGAAGTAAGCGGGCCTTTTTGGACCGTTCACGTCATGGATCAAGGACCCGGCATCCCGGAAGAACTTGGAGCACGTATCTTTGATCCCTTTTTTACCACCCGAGCCAAAGGGACAGGACTCGGCTTGGCTTTTGTGGCTCAGGTGGCTCGAAGCCATGGGGGCTCGGTGACCTTTGTGAACCTGGAAGGGAAAGGAGCCCGTTTCAGCCTCTCTCTTCCCCTGCAGGAAGCCGCTTCGGCATCGACGGTTTAG
- a CDS encoding ABC transporter substrate binding protein — protein MKKVVLALSFWILFTVPTFLGLGTPSAFADSSREYTSRRVTVVVSAPLRPYLEALKGLSASLAHLGFQSSQPITLPQDTQGDFRAVQTELLRLSADAFISIGPEALPVVENVSRTRNLPWVYTMVLDPTKLVSQTGSTPCGVSLSLPAAEQIQAIARTFPQKKHLGVFYSTAANRDFLQEAQRHAENLGLTLHPVTVTGPKDVPDRLSRSLPHLDALWIIPDPAIDSRALVEYLVETALLHKVPSIGYNRYFLEAGAAMAFVLDYEKIGAATAMLLDLYLRSNQCPEAVPAYDVLVNEHVMRRLLDHSKEEKR, from the coding sequence ATGAAAAAGGTCGTGCTTGCCCTTTCCTTCTGGATCCTGTTCACCGTGCCAACCTTTTTAGGACTTGGGACGCCTTCCGCTTTTGCCGATTCGAGTCGGGAGTACACCTCACGGCGGGTGACCGTGGTGGTCTCGGCTCCACTTCGCCCATACCTGGAAGCCCTTAAAGGCCTTTCGGCTTCCCTTGCCCATCTCGGCTTTCAATCATCGCAGCCTATCACTCTCCCACAAGACACTCAAGGAGACTTTCGCGCCGTGCAAACCGAACTGCTTCGGCTTTCGGCCGACGCCTTCATCTCCATCGGCCCGGAAGCCCTGCCAGTCGTGGAAAACGTCTCCAGAACCCGAAACCTTCCTTGGGTCTATACCATGGTTCTGGATCCCACCAAACTCGTTTCCCAAACCGGTTCAACGCCTTGCGGTGTCTCTCTTTCTCTTCCGGCCGCCGAACAGATTCAAGCTATCGCGCGAACTTTTCCCCAGAAGAAACACCTTGGTGTCTTCTATTCCACTGCGGCGAATCGGGACTTTCTTCAAGAAGCGCAAAGGCATGCCGAAAACCTGGGGTTGACTCTGCACCCCGTCACGGTCACCGGGCCTAAGGACGTTCCCGACCGGCTCTCCCGGTCGTTGCCTCACCTGGACGCTTTGTGGATCATTCCCGACCCGGCCATCGATTCCCGAGCCCTCGTGGAATACCTTGTGGAAACGGCTCTTTTGCATAAGGTTCCGTCCATCGGGTACAATCGTTACTTTCTCGAAGCCGGGGCCGCCATGGCCTTCGTCCTGGATTATGAAAAAATCGGCGCAGCCACCGCCATGCTTCTCGATCTGTACCTTCGGTCAAATCAATGCCCGGAGGCCGTGCCGGCATACGATGTTCTTGTCAATGAACACGTGATGCGTCGTCTCCTAGATCACTCCAAGGAAGAAAAGAGATGA